One Deefgea tanakiae genomic region harbors:
- a CDS encoding DUF4870 domain-containing protein, translating to MLTINPKPAGEDSDGKLKPPSQGEKAAAVVIHLAGLCWLPLIPMPILALIIPFLGLQFARVHSEFVEQHAIQAANFQMLMGCFYALSLLAGIFFNTALFVWWMAIGAALFAVWEAAKAMNGWQSKYPASIKLFK from the coding sequence ATGTTAACGATTAATCCAAAGCCCGCCGGTGAAGACAGTGATGGCAAACTCAAGCCCCCTAGCCAAGGAGAAAAAGCCGCTGCCGTGGTGATTCATCTGGCGGGGCTTTGCTGGCTGCCCTTGATTCCAATGCCGATTTTAGCGCTGATCATTCCATTTTTAGGCCTGCAATTTGCCCGTGTACACTCCGAATTTGTTGAGCAACACGCTATACAAGCTGCGAACTTTCAAATGCTGATGGGCTGCTTTTACGCATTATCTTTGCTCGCGGGGATCTTCTTTAACACCGCCTTATTTGTTTGGTGGATGGCGATTGGTGCCGCGCTGTTTGCCGTTTGGGAAGCCGCCAAAGCGATGAATGGCTGGCAGTCGAAGTATCCGGCAAGTATTAAATTATTTAAATAA
- the hisG gene encoding ATP phosphoribosyltransferase, whose protein sequence is MITIALSKGRIFEETLPLLAAAGIVPSEAPESTRKLIIGTNQPDVQLIIVRASDVPTYVQYGAADLGVAGKDVLIEHGGQGLYQPLDLEIAKCSLMVAVQNGFDYEGAVKQGARLRIATKYTEQAKEHFASKGVYVDLIKLYGSMELAPLVGLADAIVDLVSTGGTLKANNLVAVEHIRDISSRLVINQSALKLKHERLQPMIDAFSATVANRQA, encoded by the coding sequence ATGATTACCATTGCTTTATCCAAAGGCCGGATTTTCGAAGAAACGCTGCCACTGTTAGCTGCAGCTGGCATCGTGCCGAGCGAAGCGCCAGAGAGCACACGCAAACTGATCATTGGCACCAATCAACCCGATGTTCAACTGATTATTGTGCGCGCGTCAGACGTACCGACCTATGTGCAATACGGCGCAGCTGATTTAGGCGTTGCTGGCAAAGACGTATTGATCGAGCACGGCGGCCAAGGTCTGTATCAACCACTGGATCTTGAAATCGCTAAATGCAGTTTGATGGTCGCGGTACAAAATGGCTTTGATTACGAAGGCGCAGTCAAACAAGGCGCTCGTCTACGCATCGCCACCAAATACACCGAACAAGCCAAAGAGCATTTTGCCAGCAAAGGCGTGTATGTTGATTTGATCAAGCTATATGGCTCGATGGAACTCGCACCATTGGTGGGCCTAGCCGATGCGATTGTTGACTTGGTTTCTACTGGCGGCACGCTCAAAGCCAATAATCTGGTCGCAGTTGAACATATCCGTGATATTTCTAGCCGCTTAGTGATTAATCAATCCGCGCTCAAACTCAAGCACGAGCGTTTACAACCGATGATTGATGCATTCAGCGCGACTGTTGCCAATCGCCAAGCGTAA
- a CDS encoding potassium channel family protein gives MSLKDIRWRHVPLYTLLFMFLWPLLIRFEILDHGSETMYWFIAATYLNYLAFIFSIAYGQRMQEGLHPAQAVWLFLLSNMLLILTFAAGWQMFDVYGTSDGCSNNTNFLDSLYFSATIFATVGFGDFLPCNADGKLLFIAESLIGSTHFGIFITLVFSRVIFPNKT, from the coding sequence ATGTCGCTTAAAGATATTCGCTGGCGGCATGTTCCCCTCTATACCTTGCTGTTCATGTTCTTGTGGCCGTTGCTAATACGGTTTGAAATACTCGATCATGGCTCAGAGACGATGTATTGGTTTATTGCCGCCACCTATCTTAATTATTTGGCGTTTATTTTCAGCATTGCTTATGGGCAACGGATGCAAGAAGGCCTGCATCCGGCACAAGCCGTGTGGCTGTTTTTATTGAGCAATATGCTACTGATTCTTACTTTTGCTGCCGGTTGGCAAATGTTTGACGTGTACGGCACCAGTGATGGCTGCAGCAATAACACTAATTTCTTAGATTCCCTGTATTTTTCAGCCACCATCTTTGCAACCGTAGGCTTTGGAGACTTTTTGCCCTGCAATGCCGATGGTAAATTGCTGTTTATTGCCGAGTCGCTGATCGGCTCAACTCATTTTGGGATTTTTATTACGCTGGTTTTTAGCCGCGTAATTTTCCCAAATAAAACCTAA
- a CDS encoding TIGR00645 family protein, producing the protein MSVTSRSKPKSNLLAKIIFGSRWLQLPIYLGLIIVQGVYAYKFLAGLVRMLSNLTTMSETDVMLAVLGLIDVVMIANLLLMVTMGGYETFVSRLNIDDDPDQPEWLDHVNATVLKVKLSMAIISISSIHLLQTFINAAQIPEATMKWQVIIHVTFLISAAALAYTDKLLHSVSNPH; encoded by the coding sequence ATGTCTGTCACGTCTCGCTCAAAACCAAAATCAAATCTGCTGGCGAAAATCATATTCGGCAGTCGCTGGCTACAATTACCCATTTACTTAGGCTTGATCATTGTTCAAGGCGTCTATGCCTACAAATTCTTGGCTGGCCTCGTACGGATGCTGAGCAACCTCACCACGATGTCAGAAACTGATGTCATGCTGGCCGTTCTCGGCTTGATTGATGTAGTGATGATTGCCAATTTACTGTTGATGGTGACGATGGGCGGCTACGAGACCTTTGTTTCTCGCCTCAATATCGATGACGATCCCGATCAACCCGAATGGCTTGATCATGTGAATGCGACCGTACTTAAAGTCAAACTGTCGATGGCGATTATTAGTATTTCCTCGATTCATTTATTACAAACATTCATTAATGCAGCACAGATTCCAGAAGCCACCATGAAATGGCAAGTGATTATCCACGTGACCTTCCTGATCTCCGCTGCGGCCTTAGCTTATACCGACAAGCTACTTCACTCTGTTTCGAACCCACATTGA
- the hisD gene encoding histidinol dehydrogenase — protein sequence MIRRLDSSSNNFQSELTALLAFETSQDPQVDVRVAAILADVKARGDAAVIEYTNQFDGTSAQNMADLELTQDELKAAFERLPAEQAAALQAAAARVRSFHEKQVMQSWTYEDEDGTMLGQQVTALDRVGIYVPGGKATYPSSVLMNAIPAHVAGVKEIIMVVPTPRGERNDMVLGAAYVAGVSRAFTIGGAQAVGALAFGTATIPQVDKITGPGNAYVAAAKRAVFGIVGIDMVAGPSEILVVADGTTPADWVAMDLFSQAEHDEIAQSILLCTDAAYLAEVEASIEKLLPTQPRKDIISASLANRGALILVKDLAEACEIANYIAPEHMELSVSDPDALLPLIRHAGAIFMGQFTSESLGDYCAGPNHVLPTARSARFSSPLGVYDFQKRSSLIKVSQAGAQKLGKIASVLAHGEGLTAHANAAEFRLK from the coding sequence ATGATTCGCCGTCTTGATTCCTCTTCGAACAATTTTCAATCTGAACTCACCGCATTGCTGGCGTTTGAAACCTCGCAAGATCCACAAGTTGACGTGCGCGTTGCTGCCATTTTGGCCGACGTGAAAGCACGTGGCGATGCGGCGGTGATTGAATACACGAATCAGTTTGACGGCACATCCGCGCAAAACATGGCTGATCTTGAGCTGACCCAAGACGAACTCAAAGCCGCCTTCGAGCGCTTGCCAGCCGAACAAGCAGCCGCACTGCAAGCCGCAGCCGCCCGCGTGCGTAGCTTCCATGAAAAACAAGTAATGCAATCGTGGACGTACGAAGACGAAGACGGCACGATGCTCGGCCAACAAGTCACCGCGCTCGATCGCGTTGGGATTTATGTGCCGGGCGGCAAAGCCACTTATCCTTCTTCAGTACTGATGAATGCGATTCCAGCGCACGTAGCGGGAGTCAAAGAAATCATCATGGTCGTACCTACACCGCGTGGCGAACGCAACGATATGGTGCTCGGTGCTGCCTACGTGGCAGGTGTCAGCCGCGCATTCACCATCGGCGGCGCGCAAGCCGTCGGTGCATTGGCATTTGGTACTGCAACGATTCCGCAAGTCGATAAAATCACTGGACCTGGCAATGCCTATGTTGCCGCGGCAAAACGCGCGGTATTTGGCATCGTTGGCATTGATATGGTCGCTGGCCCATCGGAAATTCTGGTCGTTGCAGATGGCACGACACCGGCTGACTGGGTGGCGATGGATTTATTTAGCCAAGCTGAACACGATGAAATTGCGCAATCGATTTTGCTCTGTACGGATGCTGCCTATTTGGCTGAAGTCGAAGCCAGCATCGAAAAACTGCTGCCTACCCAACCGCGCAAAGACATTATCAGCGCATCGCTTGCTAATCGTGGCGCCTTGATTCTGGTAAAAGACTTGGCCGAGGCGTGTGAAATCGCTAATTACATCGCACCTGAGCACATGGAATTGTCGGTTAGCGATCCTGATGCGTTATTGCCGCTGATTCGTCATGCCGGTGCGATTTTTATGGGGCAATTTACATCGGAAAGTTTGGGTGATTACTGCGCTGGCCCAAACCACGTGTTGCCAACCGCACGCAGCGCACGGTTCTCCAGCCCGCTCGGTGTGTATGACTTCCAAAAACGCTCGAGTTTGATCAAAGTTTCACAAGCTGGCGCGCAAAAATTAGGCAAAATTGCCAGTGTGTTGGCGCATGGTGAAGGCCTCACGGCACATGCGAATGCCGCTGAATTTCGCCTCAAGTAA